The Deinococcus radiopugnans ATCC 19172 nucleotide sequence CGAGCCGCACCACTTCACGCAGGAGGAACGCTTTTTCCTGCGCACCCTCAGCACCCAGTGCGGCATTGCCCTGGGCCGCGCCCGCCTGATGGCTGACCTGCAGGGTCAAGTCGAGCAGCGCACCCAGCAGCTCCAACACCAGAAAGAAGAAGTCGAAAGCCGCAACCGCGCCCTGGAAGCGGTGGCCCAGCTCTCACGCGACCTGAGGCTGGAAGACGACCGTTACGCGCTAATCAGGCGGGCACAGCAGAGTCTTGCTGGCCTGCTGGCTCCGGGCGTGTTCACCTACTTTGAGCTGGAAGGCGAGCAGTGGTGTCTCAAAGCCCAGGTGGGCCAGTTTCAAGATCTCACCGTACAAGAGCAGATGGAAACGGGGTGGCCCCGGGCCACCCCAGCGTTGTGGCGCCCGTTCGAGACCCGGCAACCGCTGTATCAGGGCGTGGACACGCTGGGGAACGCCACGCTTTTGGAGCCTGGGGCGGATGTTCACGCTGTGGCCACTCTCCCGTTGCTGGTGGATGGAGTCCCAGTAGGCTGCTTCCGGGCCGCGCTGTTCACGCAACGACTCTGGACTCCGATTGACCAGATGGTGCTCGAAACCATCCTGCATGGACTGGGCCTGGCGCTTGAGCGGGCCGAACAAACGGCGCGTTTGCGGGCGAAGCATGACGCCCTGGCCGCGGCCAATGAGGAACTCGAAGCCTTCGCTTACTCGGTCTCCCATGATCTCCGCACCCCGGTCCGACACCTCACCAGTTTCGCTCAGCTGCTCCGCACGACGCTGGGCGACCGCCTGGATGAAAAGTCGGCGCGGTATCTGGGCGTCATGGATCAGGCGGCCAGTCGCATGACCACCCTGATCGACGCCATTCTGGACCTGTCGCGCACGTCTCAGCAACCACTGCACTTGCGTGTGGTGGACCTGGGCTCCGTGGTGGCCAGTGTCCGTGAACTGCTCGAACCCGAAGCCTTTGACCGACAGGTGACGTGGACGATCGGGCCGCTGCCACTGGTGATGGGCGACCTGAGCTTGTTGCGTCAGGTCATGGAAAACCTGTTTTCCAACGCCCTGAAATACACCGCGCCCCGGGAAGAGGCGCACGTGGAGGTCTGGGCTGAAGAAAGCCCGTACGACTGGCGCATTTTCGTGCGGGACAATGGCGTCGGCTTCGATCCCAACTACACCCATAAGCTGTTTGGGGTCTTCCAGCGGCTGCACCGCCAGGAGGAGTTCGAGGGCAACGGCGTGGGATTGGCCAACGTGCGCCGGGTCATCACCCGGCACGGCGGACTGGTCACCGCCGAGGGCGTCCTGGATCAGGGCGCAACCTTCTCGTTCACCCTGCCCAAAGGGTGAAGAGGCCGCTGAGAGCGGTTGCCGTCGCCACATACCGTGCCGCTCAGTCAGGCGAGTATCGCCCATGCCTTCGACGGGATCCCCTGGAACGGAGGGAGAAGCGTTGAGGATCAAGCGGCCCGCGGCCTGCACAATGGAATGAACCTCCGGACAGAATCACACGCCAAGTC carries:
- a CDS encoding sensor histidine kinase; amino-acid sequence: MSFPSSTPADLSLNERLQDVTHALAASTTVHGVFDTLLTSALEAVGATTGAVLLVNAQGDRLELAQSYGYSPDVPTIWKDGPLDGSIPAGEAVLKQTALFFEHQEALMLAYPDLEERVGAPPPVATAVLPMFENWKSLGLIVLDFTEPHHFTQEERFFLRTLSTQCGIALGRARLMADLQGQVEQRTQQLQHQKEEVESRNRALEAVAQLSRDLRLEDDRYALIRRAQQSLAGLLAPGVFTYFELEGEQWCLKAQVGQFQDLTVQEQMETGWPRATPALWRPFETRQPLYQGVDTLGNATLLEPGADVHAVATLPLLVDGVPVGCFRAALFTQRLWTPIDQMVLETILHGLGLALERAEQTARLRAKHDALAAANEELEAFAYSVSHDLRTPVRHLTSFAQLLRTTLGDRLDEKSARYLGVMDQAASRMTTLIDAILDLSRTSQQPLHLRVVDLGSVVASVRELLEPEAFDRQVTWTIGPLPLVMGDLSLLRQVMENLFSNALKYTAPREEAHVEVWAEESPYDWRIFVRDNGVGFDPNYTHKLFGVFQRLHRQEEFEGNGVGLANVRRVITRHGGLVTAEGVLDQGATFSFTLPKG